The following are encoded together in the Mumia sp. Pv4-285 genome:
- the secG gene encoding preprotein translocase subunit SecG gives MILTFSILLILSSLLLIVLVLMHKGRGGGLSDMFGGGVSSSLGGSSVAERNLDRITVGTAVIWAISVVALGLLFKFN, from the coding sequence GTGATCCTCACCTTCTCGATCCTGCTCATCCTGTCGAGCCTCCTGCTCATCGTCCTCGTGCTGATGCACAAGGGCCGGGGCGGCGGTCTCTCCGACATGTTCGGCGGCGGGGTCTCGAGCAGCCTCGGAGGCTCCTCGGTCGCCGAGCGCAACCTCGACCGCATCACGGTCGGGACGGCCGTGATCTGGGCGATCAGCGTGGTCGCGCTCGGCCTTCTCTTCAAGTTCAACTGA
- the tpiA gene encoding triose-phosphate isomerase produces the protein MAQQRVPLIAGNWKMNQNHQEAVVLVQKLSWVLQDKKHDYERVEVTVLPPFTDLRSVQTIVDGDRMRLSYGAQDVSVHDSGAYTGEISASMLAKLGCTYVVVGHSERREYHHEDDALVAAKALKTIDAGMTPIVCVGEGLEVRNEAAHVAHCTQQVEGSLAGFSPDQVAEAVIAYEPVWAIGTGEVATPDDAQEVCEAIRTQVAKTWSSQAAERVRILYGGSVKAANAAAIMAQPDVDGALVGGASLQAEEFAAICRFYDLPDLSGVA, from the coding sequence ATGGCGCAGCAGCGCGTCCCGCTCATCGCGGGCAACTGGAAGATGAACCAGAACCACCAGGAGGCGGTGGTCCTGGTCCAGAAGCTCTCCTGGGTCCTCCAGGACAAGAAGCACGACTACGAGCGGGTCGAGGTCACGGTCCTCCCGCCGTTCACCGACCTGCGCAGCGTGCAGACGATCGTCGACGGCGACCGGATGCGGCTCAGCTACGGCGCCCAGGACGTCTCCGTCCACGACTCCGGCGCCTACACGGGTGAGATCTCGGCGTCGATGCTCGCCAAGCTCGGGTGCACCTACGTCGTCGTCGGCCACTCCGAGCGTCGCGAGTACCACCACGAGGACGATGCGCTCGTCGCAGCGAAGGCGCTCAAGACCATCGACGCCGGCATGACCCCGATCGTGTGCGTCGGTGAGGGCCTCGAGGTCCGCAACGAGGCCGCCCACGTCGCGCACTGCACGCAGCAGGTGGAGGGTTCGCTGGCCGGGTTCAGCCCCGACCAGGTCGCCGAGGCGGTCATCGCGTACGAGCCGGTGTGGGCCATCGGGACCGGCGAGGTGGCGACCCCTGACGATGCTCAGGAGGTCTGTGAGGCCATCCGCACGCAGGTCGCCAAGACGTGGTCTTCGCAGGCGGCGGAGCGGGTGCGTATCCTGTACGGAGGATCGGTGAAGGCAGCGAACGCCGCCGCGATCATGGCCCAGCCCGACGTGGACGGCGCCCTGGTCGGAGGCGCGAGCCTCCAGGCGGAGGAGTTCGCCGCCATCTGCCGGTTCTACGACCTTCCTGATCTGTCGGGCGTGGCGTGA
- a CDS encoding phosphoglycerate kinase, with protein MKTIDDLGDLRGKRVLVRSDLNVPLDGATITDDGRVRASVPTIRRLADAGAKVVVIAHLGRPKGAPDPAYSLEPVAVRLAEVLELDVAFASDTVGASAHEVVAGLADGEIAVLENVRFNAGETSKDDAVRGAFADQLAELGDAFVSDGFGVVHRKQASVYDIAERLPAAAGGLVLAEVDVLKRLTEDPERPYTVVLGGSKVSDKLGVIDNLIDKADALAIGGGMVFTFLAAQGHGVGTSLLESDQVETVKGYLARAAEKGVEIVLPTDIVVAPAFDADAPPTTVAADAIPSDQMGLDIGPDSGEAFARLVAGSRTVFWNGPMGVFEFPAFAAGTKAVAQALTEVDGLSVVGGGDSAAAVRRLGFDDGQFGHISTGGGASLEFLEGRELPGLQILEG; from the coding sequence GTGAAGACCATCGACGACCTCGGTGACCTGCGCGGCAAGCGCGTTCTGGTCCGCAGCGACCTCAACGTCCCGCTCGACGGCGCCACCATCACCGACGACGGCCGCGTGCGCGCGAGCGTCCCGACGATCCGCCGCCTCGCCGACGCGGGTGCCAAGGTCGTCGTGATCGCCCACCTCGGTCGACCCAAGGGCGCGCCGGACCCGGCCTACTCGTTGGAGCCGGTGGCGGTCCGTCTCGCCGAGGTGCTCGAGCTCGACGTGGCCTTCGCGAGCGACACCGTGGGCGCGTCTGCTCACGAGGTCGTCGCCGGGCTCGCCGACGGTGAGATCGCCGTCCTCGAGAACGTCCGCTTCAACGCCGGTGAGACGAGCAAGGACGACGCCGTGCGCGGCGCGTTCGCCGACCAGCTCGCCGAGCTCGGTGACGCGTTCGTGTCCGACGGCTTCGGCGTGGTGCACCGCAAGCAGGCCAGCGTGTACGACATCGCCGAGCGGCTCCCCGCGGCCGCCGGCGGACTCGTCCTGGCCGAGGTCGACGTCCTGAAGCGGCTGACGGAGGACCCGGAGCGGCCCTACACGGTCGTGCTGGGTGGCTCGAAGGTCTCGGACAAGCTCGGGGTCATCGACAACCTGATCGACAAGGCCGACGCGCTGGCGATCGGCGGGGGCATGGTGTTCACCTTCCTCGCCGCCCAGGGCCACGGTGTCGGCACCTCGCTGCTCGAGTCGGACCAGGTCGAGACGGTCAAGGGCTACCTCGCCCGTGCCGCGGAGAAGGGCGTCGAGATCGTCCTCCCCACGGACATCGTCGTCGCGCCGGCGTTCGACGCCGACGCGCCTCCGACCACCGTCGCGGCCGATGCGATCCCGTCCGACCAGATGGGCCTCGACATCGGGCCCGACTCCGGTGAGGCGTTCGCGCGTCTCGTCGCGGGGTCGCGGACGGTCTTCTGGAACGGACCGATGGGCGTCTTCGAGTTTCCCGCGTTCGCCGCCGGCACGAAAGCGGTCGCCCAGGCGCTCACCGAGGTCGACGGTCTGTCGGTCGTCGGTGGCGGCGACTCGGCAGCCGCGGTGCGTCGGCTCGGGTTCGACGACGGCCAGTTCGGCCACATCTCGACCGGCGGCGGTGCCTCTCTCGAGTTCCTCGAGGGACGCGAGCTGCCCGGCCTGCAGATCCTGGAGGGATGA
- the gap gene encoding type I glyceraldehyde-3-phosphate dehydrogenase has translation MTVRVGINGFGRIGRNYFRAALASGADFEVVAVNDLTDNKTLATLLKYDSILGRLADDVSYDETSITVGGRSIKAFEERDPSALPWGDLGVDIVIESTGFFTDATKAKAHIDAGAKKVLISAPAKNEDLTVVMGVNENLYDPASHHIVSNASCTTNCLAPMAKALNDGLGIERGLMTTIHAYTQDQNLQDGPHSDLRRARAAALNIVPTSTGAAKAVSLVLPELKGKLDGYALRVPVPTGSATDLTFTAPRETSVEEVNAIVKAAAEGPLKGYLVYTEDPIVSTDIVTDPASCIFDSGLTKVIGDQVKVVGWYDNEWGYSNRLVDLTSYVGSSL, from the coding sequence GTGACCGTGCGCGTAGGAATCAACGGATTCGGCCGGATCGGCCGCAACTACTTCCGGGCCGCGCTGGCCTCGGGTGCGGACTTCGAGGTCGTCGCCGTCAACGACCTGACCGACAACAAGACCCTCGCGACCCTCCTGAAGTACGACTCGATCCTGGGCCGTCTCGCCGACGACGTCTCCTACGACGAGACCTCGATCACGGTCGGCGGCCGCAGCATCAAGGCGTTCGAGGAGCGCGACCCGTCGGCGCTGCCGTGGGGCGACCTCGGTGTCGACATCGTCATCGAGTCGACCGGCTTCTTCACCGACGCCACCAAGGCCAAGGCGCACATCGACGCCGGTGCCAAGAAGGTGCTGATCTCCGCGCCCGCCAAGAACGAGGACCTCACGGTCGTCATGGGCGTCAACGAGAACCTCTACGACCCGGCGTCGCACCACATCGTCTCCAACGCGTCGTGCACCACCAACTGCCTCGCTCCGATGGCGAAGGCGCTCAACGACGGTCTCGGCATCGAGCGTGGCCTGATGACCACGATCCACGCCTACACGCAGGACCAGAACCTCCAGGACGGCCCGCACTCCGACCTCCGTCGTGCCCGTGCCGCCGCGCTCAACATCGTCCCGACCTCGACGGGTGCCGCGAAGGCCGTGAGCCTCGTGCTCCCCGAGCTCAAGGGCAAGCTCGACGGCTACGCCCTCCGCGTGCCGGTGCCGACCGGCTCCGCCACCGACCTGACGTTCACCGCCCCGCGCGAGACGTCGGTCGAGGAGGTCAACGCGATCGTCAAGGCCGCCGCGGAGGGCCCGCTCAAGGGCTACCTCGTCTACACCGAGGACCCGATCGTCTCGACCGACATCGTCACCGACCCGGCGTCCTGCATCTTCGACTCCGGTCTGACGAAGGTCATCGGTGACCAGGTCAAGGTCGTCGGCTGGTACGACAACGAGTGGGGCTACTCCAACCGCCTGGTCGATCTGACCTCGTACGTCGGCTCGTCGCTCTGA
- the whiA gene encoding DNA-binding protein WhiA, whose translation MAMTAQVKSELSSTSVTKACCRKAEVSSLLRFGGGLHLVSGAIVVEAEVDTGAAARRLRNDIADVYGHASEVQVLQGTGIRKGTRWVVRVARDGAALARQTGLVDGANRPIRGLPPQVVSGATCDAVAAWRGAFLARGSLTEPGRSSALEVTCPGPEAALALVGAARRLGIQGKAREVRGVDRVVIRDGEAIGALLTRLGAHESLLAWEERRMRREVRATANRLANFDDANLRRSARAAVAAGARVQRALEILADDIPDHLKTAGRLRVEHKQASLEELGQLHDPALTKDAIAGRIRRLLAMADKRAAELGIPDTEASLTDEMLADEA comes from the coding sequence ATGGCGATGACCGCACAGGTGAAGTCCGAGCTGTCCAGCACGTCGGTCACGAAGGCGTGCTGCCGCAAGGCGGAGGTCTCGTCGTTGCTGAGGTTCGGCGGCGGACTGCACCTCGTCAGCGGTGCGATCGTCGTCGAGGCGGAGGTCGACACGGGTGCCGCCGCCCGCCGGCTGCGCAACGACATCGCCGACGTCTACGGGCACGCGAGCGAGGTCCAGGTCCTCCAGGGCACCGGGATCCGCAAGGGCACCCGGTGGGTCGTCCGGGTCGCCCGTGACGGCGCCGCACTCGCCCGCCAGACGGGCCTCGTCGACGGGGCGAACCGTCCGATCCGCGGTCTGCCGCCCCAGGTGGTGTCCGGGGCCACCTGTGACGCCGTGGCTGCGTGGCGCGGCGCGTTCCTCGCCCGCGGCTCGTTGACCGAGCCCGGTCGTTCGTCCGCGCTCGAGGTGACCTGCCCCGGCCCAGAGGCCGCGCTCGCGCTGGTCGGTGCCGCCCGCCGCCTCGGGATCCAGGGCAAGGCGCGCGAGGTCCGCGGGGTCGACCGTGTCGTGATCCGCGACGGCGAGGCCATCGGGGCGCTGCTGACGCGTCTCGGCGCTCACGAGTCGCTGCTGGCGTGGGAGGAGCGGCGGATGCGCCGCGAGGTGCGGGCGACCGCCAACCGCCTCGCCAACTTCGACGACGCCAACCTGCGCCGGTCCGCCCGTGCGGCGGTCGCCGCCGGAGCGCGTGTGCAGCGGGCGCTCGAGATCCTCGCGGACGACATCCCCGACCACCTGAAGACGGCAGGTCGGTTGCGCGTCGAGCACAAGCAGGCGAGCCTGGAGGAGCTGGGTCAGCTCCACGACCCCGCGCTCACGAAGGATGCGATCGCAGGTCGGATCCGGCGGCTGCTGGCCATGGCCGACAAGCGTGCTGCCGAGCTCGGGATCCCCGACACCGAGGCCAGCCTCACCGACGAGATGCTGGCCGACGAGGCCTGA
- a CDS encoding gluconeogenesis factor YvcK family protein, whose translation MGGGHGLAASLSALRYLPGEITAIVTVADNGGSSGRLRDELGVLPPGDLRQALAALCGDDEWGRTWAQVLQHRFDSTGELGGHAVGNLLIVSLWELLGDHVDGLDWIGRLLGARGRVLPMSSIPLDIEATVRQTDGSVDVVRGQAEVATTAGDVMSVRLDPTDPPASLPALQAVRDADWVVVGPGSWFTSVIPNLLVPDLSRALHETSARRMLVLNLEAQTGETEGFSPERHLEVIGAHAPDLHVDVVLADRDAVDDATKLSAAAKDLGAELVLDEVARGGGSAQHDPLRLAAAYERIMRPPA comes from the coding sequence ATGGGCGGCGGCCACGGGCTCGCCGCGAGCCTGTCCGCACTCCGCTACCTCCCCGGCGAGATCACCGCCATCGTGACGGTCGCCGACAACGGGGGCAGCTCCGGCCGGCTCCGTGACGAGCTCGGGGTCCTCCCGCCCGGTGACCTCAGACAGGCGCTCGCGGCGCTCTGCGGCGACGACGAGTGGGGTCGCACCTGGGCGCAGGTGCTCCAGCACCGTTTCGACAGCACCGGAGAGCTCGGCGGGCACGCGGTCGGCAACCTGCTCATCGTCAGCCTGTGGGAGCTGCTGGGAGACCACGTCGACGGGCTCGACTGGATCGGCCGGCTCCTCGGCGCGCGCGGGCGTGTGCTCCCGATGAGCTCGATCCCGCTGGACATCGAGGCCACGGTGCGTCAGACCGACGGCAGCGTCGACGTGGTCCGCGGACAGGCCGAGGTCGCGACCACGGCGGGCGACGTGATGAGCGTCCGGCTCGACCCGACCGATCCGCCGGCCTCGCTCCCGGCGCTGCAAGCCGTCCGCGACGCCGACTGGGTCGTCGTCGGACCAGGGTCCTGGTTCACCAGCGTCATCCCGAACCTGCTCGTCCCTGACCTGTCGCGCGCGCTGCACGAGACCAGCGCGCGCCGGATGCTGGTCCTCAACCTCGAGGCGCAGACCGGCGAGACAGAAGGCTTCTCTCCCGAGCGCCACCTCGAGGTCATCGGCGCGCACGCGCCCGACCTGCACGTCGACGTCGTCCTGGCCGACCGTGACGCGGTCGACGACGCCACGAAGCTGAGTGCCGCCGCGAAGGACCTCGGCGCCGAGCTCGTGCTCGACGAGGTCGCACGCGGTGGGGGCTCCGCGCAGCACGATCCGCTGCGCCTCGCCGCCGCGTACGAACGCATCATGCGGCCGCCGGCCTGA
- the rapZ gene encoding RNase adapter RapZ: protein MTVSGASTSGVDEIVLVTGMTGAGKSTVAKVLEDLGYFVVDNLPPQLLGDTIALFGQNHVATRIGVVVDARSRQFFPALAGALEDLRSQGLRTTVIYVEAADEVLVRRQEAARRPHPLRTEGRLVDGFRVERELLRDLRSRADLVIDTTRLNVHQLSARVSSAFEDPEQHPLRATIVSFGFKYGIPVDADMVADMRFLPNPFWVDALRPLSGLDAPVSKYVLGQPDAIPFLDQYESLLATLTDGFVRENKRFLSLAIGCTGGRHRSVAMAEALAERLRAHDVRTLVVHRDLGRE from the coding sequence GTGACAGTCTCGGGAGCCAGCACGTCCGGCGTGGACGAGATCGTCCTCGTCACCGGCATGACAGGGGCCGGCAAGAGCACGGTGGCGAAGGTCCTCGAGGACCTCGGCTACTTCGTGGTCGACAACCTGCCGCCACAGCTGCTCGGCGACACCATCGCGCTGTTCGGCCAGAACCACGTCGCCACCCGCATCGGCGTGGTCGTCGACGCCCGGTCGCGCCAGTTCTTCCCCGCGCTGGCCGGCGCGTTGGAGGACCTGCGCAGCCAGGGTCTGCGCACCACCGTGATCTACGTGGAGGCGGCCGACGAGGTCCTCGTACGCCGTCAGGAGGCAGCGCGCCGCCCGCACCCGCTCCGGACGGAGGGGCGGCTCGTGGACGGCTTCCGTGTGGAGCGCGAGCTGCTGCGCGACCTGCGGTCACGGGCGGACCTCGTGATCGACACCACCCGCCTCAACGTCCATCAGCTGTCGGCGCGCGTGTCGTCGGCGTTCGAGGACCCCGAGCAGCACCCGCTGCGGGCCACGATCGTGTCGTTCGGCTTCAAGTACGGCATCCCCGTGGACGCCGACATGGTGGCCGACATGCGGTTCCTCCCGAACCCCTTCTGGGTCGACGCCCTGCGACCGTTGAGCGGGCTCGACGCCCCGGTCAGCAAGTACGTCCTGGGCCAGCCCGACGCGATCCCGTTCCTCGACCAGTACGAGTCGCTCCTCGCCACCCTCACCGACGGGTTCGTCCGCGAGAACAAGCGTTTCCTGTCGCTCGCGATCGGCTGCACCGGTGGCCGTCACCGCAGCGTCGCGATGGCGGAGGCCCTCGCCGAGCGGCTGCGGGCGCACGACGTCCGGACCCTCGTCGTCCACCGAGACCTGGGGCGGGAGTGA
- the uvrC gene encoding excinuclease ABC subunit UvrC: MADPATYRPAPGSIPDAPGVYRFRDEHRQVIYVGKAKSLRPRLSSYFQDIAGLHPRTQQMVTTAASVEWTVVSNEVEALQLEYTWIKEYDPRFNVKYRDDKSYPWLAVTLNEEFPRVTVGRGAKRKGVRYFGPYSHAWAIRETVDLLLRVFPMRSCTNGVFKRSAQIGRPCLLGYIGKCAAPCVGRVTPEEHREIVDDFCSFLAGNTTTYIKRLERDMKAAAGEQEYERAARLRDDIDALRKALDKNAVVLGDATDADVIGLADDPLEVGIQIFSVRGGRIRGQRGWVADKTDDAGPGEMVERAMMKLYDGEHADAIPREVLVPALPDDVEAVAAWLSQQRGSRVAVRVPQRGDKRALMETVERNATQSLVLHKTKRASDLTTRTRALEELQAALELPAAPLRIECYDVSNLQGTEVVASMVVFEDGLPRKSEYRRFVVRGVEGQNDVASMHEVITRRFRRYLDERAALAAPELGADDDESGAAGRPSDGPQLVDPDTGKPRKFAYAPGLVVVDGGPPQVAAAHAAMRELGVDDIPLCGLAKRLEEVWLPGEEDPVILPRSSEGLYLLQRVRDEAHRFAITHHRGRRSRTMVESALDDVPGLGEVRRRALLRRFGSLKKLRAASVDEIAEVPGFGPRTAAAVVEALTAERAAPAAPAINMTTGEIIEEGP, translated from the coding sequence GTGGCAGATCCAGCGACGTACCGGCCCGCCCCGGGGTCCATCCCAGACGCGCCCGGTGTCTACCGCTTCCGTGACGAGCACCGCCAGGTGATCTACGTCGGCAAGGCCAAGTCGCTGCGCCCGCGCCTGTCCTCCTACTTCCAGGACATCGCAGGTCTCCACCCCCGCACCCAGCAGATGGTGACGACGGCCGCCAGCGTCGAGTGGACGGTGGTGTCCAACGAGGTCGAGGCCCTCCAGCTCGAGTACACGTGGATCAAGGAGTACGACCCGCGCTTCAACGTCAAGTACCGCGACGACAAGTCCTACCCGTGGCTGGCGGTGACGCTCAACGAGGAGTTCCCGCGGGTCACGGTCGGGCGCGGCGCGAAGCGCAAGGGCGTCCGCTACTTCGGTCCCTACAGCCACGCGTGGGCGATCCGCGAGACCGTCGACCTCCTGCTCCGGGTGTTCCCGATGCGCTCGTGCACCAACGGCGTCTTCAAGCGCTCCGCGCAGATCGGTCGGCCGTGCCTCCTCGGCTACATCGGCAAGTGCGCGGCCCCGTGCGTCGGACGCGTCACCCCGGAGGAGCACCGCGAGATCGTCGACGACTTCTGCTCGTTCCTGGCCGGCAACACCACCACCTACATCAAGCGGCTGGAGCGCGACATGAAGGCCGCGGCGGGGGAGCAGGAGTACGAGCGGGCGGCACGCCTGCGCGACGACATCGACGCGCTGCGCAAGGCCCTCGACAAGAACGCCGTGGTCCTCGGCGACGCCACCGACGCCGACGTCATCGGGCTGGCCGACGATCCGCTGGAGGTCGGCATCCAGATCTTCTCCGTCCGCGGCGGCCGGATCCGCGGCCAGCGGGGCTGGGTCGCCGACAAGACCGACGACGCCGGGCCGGGCGAGATGGTCGAGCGGGCCATGATGAAGCTGTACGACGGTGAGCACGCCGATGCGATTCCGCGGGAGGTGCTCGTCCCCGCCCTCCCCGACGACGTCGAGGCCGTCGCCGCATGGCTCAGCCAGCAGCGGGGGAGCCGCGTCGCGGTCCGGGTCCCGCAGCGGGGCGACAAGCGCGCGCTGATGGAGACGGTCGAGCGCAACGCCACCCAGTCGCTCGTGCTGCACAAGACGAAGCGCGCCAGCGACCTGACCACCCGCACTCGCGCCCTCGAGGAGCTCCAGGCGGCGCTCGAGCTGCCGGCCGCGCCGCTGCGGATCGAGTGCTACGACGTCTCCAACCTCCAGGGCACCGAGGTCGTCGCGTCGATGGTGGTGTTCGAGGACGGCCTGCCGCGCAAGTCCGAGTACCGACGCTTCGTCGTCCGCGGCGTCGAGGGCCAGAACGACGTCGCCTCCATGCACGAGGTGATCACGCGGCGCTTCCGGCGATACCTCGACGAGCGCGCGGCGCTGGCCGCGCCCGAGCTCGGTGCGGACGACGACGAGAGCGGTGCCGCGGGGCGTCCGAGCGACGGCCCGCAGCTCGTGGACCCCGACACCGGCAAGCCCCGCAAGTTCGCGTACGCCCCCGGCCTGGTCGTCGTGGACGGAGGCCCGCCGCAGGTCGCCGCCGCGCACGCCGCGATGCGCGAGCTGGGCGTCGACGACATCCCGCTGTGCGGCCTCGCCAAGCGGCTCGAAGAGGTGTGGCTGCCCGGCGAGGAGGACCCGGTGATCCTCCCGCGGAGCAGCGAGGGCCTCTACCTCCTCCAGCGGGTGCGTGACGAGGCCCACCGTTTCGCCATCACCCACCACCGCGGGCGCCGTTCGCGGACGATGGTGGAGAGCGCCCTCGACGACGTTCCAGGTCTCGGCGAGGTGCGTCGCAGGGCGCTCCTGCGCCGATTCGGCTCGCTCAAGAAGCTGCGGGCGGCCAGCGTCGACGAGATCGCGGAGGTGCCGGGCTTCGGCCCCCGCACCGCCGCCGCCGTCGTCGAGGCGCTCACCGCCGAGCGGGCCGCGCCGGCCGCGCCCGCGATCAACATGACGACCGGCGAGATCATCGAGGAGGGGCCGTGA
- a CDS encoding Rieske (2Fe-2S) protein translates to MTDIRSTVSPMKRRTLIQGAGAVGGTVVAGGLLAACGSDDEPSSSDTSAPPASETTAPEGDPTTEGGAAPTGTELGPTSDVPVGSGHYFESEKVIVTQPTEGTFEGFSSVCTHQGCAVSMIEDDVMICPCHGSEFSAKDGSVVQGPAEQSLKAREVRVDGDTIFLV, encoded by the coding sequence ATGACCGACATCCGAAGCACCGTCAGCCCGATGAAGCGTCGCACCCTCATCCAGGGAGCCGGCGCCGTCGGCGGGACGGTCGTCGCCGGCGGCCTCCTCGCAGCCTGCGGGTCCGACGACGAGCCGTCGAGCAGCGACACGAGCGCGCCGCCCGCGAGCGAGACGACGGCCCCCGAGGGCGACCCCACGACCGAGGGTGGCGCAGCCCCGACCGGCACGGAGCTCGGACCGACGAGCGACGTCCCCGTCGGCAGCGGTCACTACTTCGAGTCCGAGAAGGTCATCGTGACGCAGCCGACCGAGGGCACGTTCGAGGGCTTCTCGTCGGTGTGCACCCACCAGGGCTGCGCGGTGAGCATGATCGAGGACGACGTGATGATCTGCCCGTGCCACGGGAGCGAGTTCTCGGCCAAGGACGGCTCGGTCGTCCAGGGTCCCGCCGAGCAGTCGCTGAAGGCGCGCGAGGTGCGTGTCGACGGCGACACGATCTTCCTGGTCTGA